The genomic DNA GGCAGCAATCGATCCACCGAATACCGGCTTATTCCCGGCAACGAAGGCACCGGTTCGATCTTATCCTGACCGTAGGTTACAAACAAAGGATAAATCAGATCACTTGGATTGAGTTCTGTTTCCCGCACCATCTGGCGCAAAACCGGGTTTTGCCGGAGCCGGCGCTGGCGCCGGTAGGGAAAACCAGGACTACTAAAGCTCACAGCCATCATCAGATCCCCTCCGCTCTTTCAGGCCAATCTCTTCGTCGGTAAGGTAGCAAGCCGGGTCCGACTCCCAGAAGTCCCCAGTAGCCGCCTCCGCCCGAGCACGAAAATTGCCGTTGCAGAGGAAAAGCCAACGGCACCGGCCACAGCGGCCCCGGAGACGGGGCTTACGGTCTCTCAAGCCGACCAACAGGGGGTGGTTTCCCGACCAGATCTCCCCAAACGGCTTTTGTTTGATGTTTCCTAGGGTATGGTTCATGGTAAACTGGTCGGGGTGTACATTCCCTTCCCAATCGATACAAGCAATAGCCATGCCGCTACGATTGCCACCGTTGCGGCAAAGCAAGGGCAATGCCCGCTCGGCCCGCTCGGGATAAGAAGCTTTTAGCTTGAGATAGAGGTAAACCGCG from Clostridia bacterium includes the following:
- a CDS encoding porphobilinogen synthase (catalyzes the formation of porphobilinogen from 5-aminolevulinate): MAVSFSSPGFPYRRQRRLRQNPVLRQMVRETELNPSDLIYPLFVTYGQDKIEPVPSLPGISRYSVDRLLP